The Lycium barbarum isolate Lr01 chromosome 11, ASM1917538v2, whole genome shotgun sequence genome contains the following window.
attagtctacaaaggaatttaatatgtattttgacgctcacaatccctttctaacatttaaacgacgtttcgttcgcattcaaaccaactagtgctacaagctaacattgctaatcgttctttcatatattaatccaaacttgtttaaacatgacttagggaacttgggcagtccatacatcattcaaaactgtcccatacacacggctaaacaacacacataacatgtccattctcacttagcaattttccagttttaacttacaacaacaacaacacgtttaatgacattactttcatgcatcatttccattcttataacagcccacaaatcattccaatttcgacctgaatcattgcacttcactttcaataaacgttcacaacaagaatcaacactcaacacatacaaattcacttctagcactaaaacagtccactgttttggactgcttgtatgcttcaacataattcatttctttaacacctcaattcacatattcaacatgcatacaatacaccacaatgtccataacaacaacaatcaaaatgtgacacaaaccagtccataatctcccctaaaacagtcccctcacacggctacaacaccactccaacaacttcatgattttcatcaatttatccatactacaacacattcaatccacttccaatacatgtacaagaagattaaacatgattccattaaagcctataACTCACGactcatttaaattttaagaaaaacagtccaataccaacatacaacatcataaaccaacttctaaaatctttgttcatttacgtATGTTgacacatattcaattcatcaacaatacaagcaaaatgaaatcaaccatgacttcaccactactcacggctcaccccctacttcaactacaacaacaatccaacaacaaccttcatgaactatacattcaaatcatcacgcaacacaagaacaataaacattcttaccttacaacttgttcttcactttggccgaatcttcaaccctattgaggtgctacacctccttgtttcttttccacaactactacacgttcttgtacactagatgaggagtaaaattggtgaagaaactgatttttttggagcaaattttggacctcactctcggctagttcttggccgagagctccccttctctctctaagtgttcttaGTTTGTAAGGGTTGAAATGAACTTGTGTATTGTTAAtgaatctgattttttttttgtatatatgtttcccccgtgatttggacatgtgtatcccactaacttgggtcaagattctttgaccatTTCACTATaatgcacggccaaacatggcttagaataagggactgatttttgttcccaatcccacttaataatttaaccattgttaatttaatctcattttgctgcccaagaaggccttacacgttcccccaactaagcatgggcaaaaatcttattttgtcatgtgtttgtggggtccacacggccactagtgaaaaatttgtgaacatttaagtcttaatactcagcccaacttgcatcgtccatatctccttatcccgacatcattttgacgagcggtttgttgcattgaaaactagactcgatgaacttcattttaggcttttgaaacatcttaaaactcctcatatactaggagatatgcctcctacaatataggctaaaatcgggtccgagattttactgaaattgttccgattcatttcgtttaacttcttatcctcttccaacctcatgtaacctcttatacatacatatacacacttatatacatcaataaaaattcatatacacatctcgaagggtccggagaatcacaataaccttaaacataactagagaactcacaaagctttgacgaaactccaatcgcaaaagtatattcatatcttttgtccatcctctatatcattactaataatctcaaatactttaaaaggtcactcgcattacctcatatacatactcatagcgcgatttcaaatcctttaggtaaccgtgtcaccttgggatacttaaggaaaccatatatataacgatattcttactaactcgactaactttccttgaaccttcttaactcattctttcttgttttaatacaagtagcacggattattatggagtgtaacaactAGAACTAGAGATATATGTCAATATATATTTTTAACAATAATCGAAAAATGACTTATCTATTGAAACATATATAACTATGAGAATTCTATAGTGGAGTAACATTACTGTTCAATTTAATAAATCAAATAACCTGATGTCGATATATGCTTTCAAATTTATTTAACCTTAATTTAAAACAATACATAATTCAGTAATTCACCCCTAAATAATTTCAATATAGAAGAAGACAAAACTCAAAACAAGTGGCAAGCTTTTGTCATCTAAAGAACCAAATGAAATATGGTCAGCTGTTTTaaatttaaaatcaaaccaaactaatGTTGTTTCGTTCACGTCAATTTGATTTGATTTATGAATTGGTAtagtttttcaaattttcttcaacACACTTAGCGTGAACTCTTATCTTTCCCATCACAATTAACTTATGATAAATATATGTTCTGAAACTTGTCCCAAGAACCAAAGGTCTAAAGCTAAACTGGAAATGGCTGAAAGAAATAATCGGATTGGACAAACATAAAATGACAAATATAACCAAAAGATTCATATCAActttatcatcaacatcatcatccttTACAGAAATTtacaacacaatcaaacaatTAATTCTAAATGGAAAATACAACCAAGCCCTCAAACTTTACACTGGAAAAATTCACTCCCATGCAAGTAATACCACTTTCCTTTTACCTTCAATCATCAAATCTTGTGCTCATACACAAACCCATCAATTATTAGGCTATCAGCTTCATTGCTATGTCCTTAAAAATGGGTATTCTTCAGAATCCGCAATATCCAATTCTTTTATATCAATGTATGCAAAATTTGGCAAAACAGAAGATGCATCCCAACTGTTTGATAAAATGCCGCAAAGAGATACTATCTCTTGGAATTCAATGATAAGTTGTTATTATTCAAATGGGTATTTGTTAGAATCATTGGAGTTGTTTAAGGAGATGTATATAGAGAATTTTGTGCCAAAACCTGAGTTAATCGCGAGCGTTCTTTCTGCTTGTGTTCAAACCAAGAATTTGAGACTAGGAAGAGCTATTCATGGTCTTACAATAGTTGATGAAAAAATAGAAAGTTCGGTTTTTTTGACAACTGCATTGGTAGACTTTTATTGGAAATGTTGTGAGCCAGATTTGGCTTTTCGTGTTTTTCGGGGTATGGAAGTGAAAAATGAGGTGTCCTGGACTGCCATGGTATCTGGATGCATAGCTGAGGAGATGTATGCGAAAGCAATTGAATTATTTCGCGTAATGCAGCTGGAAAATGTTAAACCAAATAGAGTTACATTGACTAGTATATTACCAGCTTGTGCTCATTTGGGTGCTTTAAAGTATGGAAAACAGATTCATGGATATGCATTTCGCTATGGGTTTGACTTGGATTCTAAATTTTCGTCTGCTattgtacacatgtactctgaatGTGGGGAAGCATTGCGGGCTGTGAAGAGTATATTCGATCGGTCAACTAAGAAAGATGTGGTAATGTGGACTGCTATCATAACGTGCTATTCACGAAACAAATCTAGTTGTCGAGAAGCTATAAGGCTTTTCAATGAGATGCAATTGACTGGAACTCAACCAAATGATGTTACTTTATTGGCAGTAGTTTCTGCCTGTACTAATCTATTATCAGTACGCCATGGGCGAGGAACGCATGGCTATGCGTTTAGAAGTGGTCTTAGTTCACATTTGTTCATTGGTAACTCCCTCATAAACATGTACTCAAAATGTGGTTTTCTCAAGGACTCTGCTCAAGTTTTCGAGGAGATGTCTATAAGAGATTCTGCATCATGGAGTGCATTAATCAGTGCTTACGGGACTCATGGTTCTGGAGATAAGGCCTTGGAACTTTTTCATGAAATGAAAGGGAGGGGGATAAAGACTGATTCCATTGCCTTACTTGCAGTTTTATTAGCATGTAATCACTGTGGTCTGTTTGAGGAGGGAAAGAAGCTCTTTGAAGCGTTAAAGGATAAAAGTTTCTCAATTACTGTGGAGCTCTATGCTTGCTACATTGATCTCCTGGGAAGGGCAGGTAAGCTAGAAGATGCCAGTGAGGTCATTAGCGGAATGCCTATGAAACCTAGCGACAGAATTTGGAGTTCCCTGATTTCTTCTTGTAAATTACATGGAAGGCTGGAAGTTGCAGAACGTTTGGCTCATAGACTTACCAAATCTGAACCCGAAAATGCTGCTAATTATGGTTTGTTAAGCTTGGTATATGCTGAATCTGAAAACTGGCCCGGAGTGGAAGATGTAAGGCGCGACATGAAAGAAAGAAAACTGAGAAAAAGCTACGGATTCAGCAGAATTGAGCTAGATGACTAGATTTTGTAATCCTTAATTGCACCCCACAACTCTAAGCTGGATAACTAGACTTCCTTTGTGCCATGACATTCACTGGAAGGGAAGAATATTGAGAAATGACAGCGTTCTAGTAATAGGCCCATGACATACATCTCAAAATTGCGTCGACCCAAAGAGAAGAGGTAAAGAATGACTGTTGGATTATAGAGTAATTTATTGTTGGGTACATTAGTTTAAGTTTTAAAAAACTAATCTTGATTCAAGATTGATGCACCTTAGGTACGTTACATGTCTGCAGTCCCATGAAAGGGATTGCCTTTGTTCGAGTTTAATGAGAAGGCAGGGAAGGATGATGCTATCCTCTGCTTAACATTTGAATTTGTGAGCCTTGAACATCTCAAGAGACCACGAGCATTAAGGATTAGAGTTTTTAATCAAAGTTGTCCCTTATGTTTTGGAGAAGTCTAAGTTTGTCGAGGAACAAGCCAGTCCAACGGACCTAAGTAGCTCATAGAAGGCACATTTGAGCAATATCCTTTCAACATGATATGTTGGGTCCAAATGGATAGCACCATCCCAACCCACCAGACTATGATGACTTTGTGGCTCAACATGGTCTTTCAAATCGAAATCAAAAGAATAACTTTGTTAGAAGAAGCCATGTTCCTTCATTATGTTTGATTGATCCCATAGTCTAGCACACCACTGGTTTGGTTCTCACCATAGTAGATGCATCTCATCACATCATTCCATTGTAAATTCACTATATAGAACGGTTAGTAATTGTAGTTAAAACTCAACACAAACTAAGTTCTgggtttttcctttttattttgggGGAAACAAATGAGGTGAGATATGGAAGAGTAGGAAATGCAGTCTACGGAGCCGATCCTTCATAATAACTGAAAAACTAATTCTTAAAGTTTACATTCCAGCCAGAAAAATCATTTGAAAACTTACTTctggattttttttatttgcacGGCAGGATGTAAAAAGCTGTAGAATTTGATGTTTCCGTCCATGTCTGATATTTAATGCTCGTTTATGACACATTCTAACCAACTAAATTTACTGAGGGCTGACAAAATGTTGAAACTTAAGGTGACAGATTGCTGATAAAGAATCTAAGAAGGCTGGTAAGTTTATTCCAAACTGAATATAAGTTCAATATCCTGTGGAAGAATTGCTTCACAAGAGAAGAGTGTCTATCCTTTTAGTAATACAATCAATACGTCAATCGATATCCTGAATCCATATGCAGATGAACAGCTATAGATCCTCCTTGGCAGATGTGCGTGGCTCTTTGGATTGCATTCCAAAGTTGGAGCAGTAAACTTGAGccaactctcacctgatgatcaAGGGAATCACGTAAGTTTATACGACTTTGAAGATGGCCAGTTGCTCATATTGTTAATAATAGCACATCATAAttaccccccaaaaaaaaaaatccgcaaATAACTCGGTAACAGGACCATTGGGCTCATTTTTCAATAATAGTGCAGCATAATTTCAAAATACTCCTCAAACGACTAGGTCTCCTTGTCTTTTTAAGCCTCTCCACCACCCCCTTCAAAAACACTATGCCTTCTGTGGGATAGGCAGCATTAAAACTGGGAGAGATTAAAAGAACAAAGAGAGGAAATGTGACAGTGGAACAAGAGAAACTCAGAGGGGGAAGTGAAAAGGATCTAGAAAGAAAAATGCATTGAAAAGCATGAGGGGAGAAACTATGATTATGCCTAGGTTTCATGACAGACTAATATCCGCGATATTATATCCTTCACACATAGAATTCAACTCTGTCGATAAAAGTTTAGTATTAGATGTTTTTGATAAAAAGTTTAGTAATAGATGTTAGGTGGCATCCAGAGGTTATGGCTTGGTAATAAATTGGTTTTGCAAAAATAGTTGAGTTTGGGCAACAAAATCTAGATGTTGAACCTATTTAATCCGAAACAGATGGATTCCAAAATTGGGCTTTGATTGGCCACTGTAGAATCTAGTAAAGTACAAACTACCTTTTTTCTAAAAAACAAAATAGTAAAGGTATGTATTAAGTGTGAATTGATCCCTATTCCCCTCAACTACCTATTCGTTCAACGCAAACAAAACAATAACCCGGTGTAATACCACAAGAGGGGTCGGGGGAGGGtggggtgtacgcagaccttacccttacctttgtaggggtagagaggctgttttcgatagaccctcagctcaataaAAACGTTTTTCAAAACAGGCATGAAAAATACAAGAGTAATACATAAACAAAACTGAAACAAGAAGAAAATCTGGCAGAAACTGGTAGCATGGCAGAAATGGCTTTAGTCATTTCAATGGTAACAGTGTTACCGTAACACAACAGAAGCCCGATGGGTGTTCTTTAACAATGTGAACAGAGTTCAAAAACGCTGACTAAATCACTACTAGCAATTCTGCTCACTGTCTAGCTTAATTTCAGGTCATTAAGCAATTTGAAAATAAAACTTGTCTCACCTTCTCAGAAAGTTCCCTATCCAAGGTACTTCACTACATATCTGGTCTGATCCTATGTTGCACTGACTCTTCATTTGATTTGACGACACATCTAAAAGGCGTATGACATGAGTATAACTAGTGTTAAAAGCACTAGCTAAAATTTGATTTTACCCGGAGTACACACTTACCCGTAATGAACCGGACACATAGCTGTACGGCTGTAAGCATACATCTTATCTACATATATTGGTTTCATGACCAAACTGTAGAGAGAAAATTCTTGCTGATTCACAAAGACTAACTTCTATTCCAGTTGCTGTACAGGGAACAATCCAAATCCAGTTTAAATTCATAAATGGCACACACAGGTATTGAAACAATGCTAAGGAGCCGAATCAATCTACTCGAAATAATTCTTTCACCAACAGAAGAAAAATCTCAAGTAAGAATAACAATGGAGTAGCTTATAAGCTATCGAAGGCACACAGCTAAAAATGAAGAAATGCACTTCATAAGGGAAGCACAATCAATAAAAATCCGTATAAGGCAACTGGAAGTAGTAGTATATAGACCCTTGCACCAAAATGAATATCTTAAATTGGTGAAAATCAGAAACTTTAGAAGGATGGGCATAAGTTCGGGGAATACCTAAGTAGCACTGGAAGACACTCCCGTCTTACAGTCAATCTCAGATACAGATTTTGATGGAGGCACATATATTCTTGCTCTTTTCAAAATATCAGCAACAACCCAATGCTTACGCTTGCTCAATGGTCTCGAATGATCCAACTTAACCTGAATTTGCAATTTCATCAATACCTCAACATCAAGGGTGTGTTTGATATGGAGAACATTctccggaaaatgttttccatttTCTAATGTTCGGTTAGTCAAAATTTTTAGAATACATTTTCTttagaaaacaagttccttaaaaatgaggaaaatgaacAAGTCCTACAAGTGGTATTCCACTTCGATTGTCTCTTACCCACCATCGAACTCACCTCATCTCCACCCCACCCACTCCCACTTCCACTCACCCTACTCCGATTTCTCTCTATTTGTAATCCAATACAAACATCAATTGGTTCTGTTAAACCCACCCACCCACCCGAGTAAACTAAACAAGTCATACAAGTGGCATTCTACATTGATTGTCCCTTCACTACCCTCATCTTCACCCCACTCCTACCCAGAACACTCCCACCCACCGCACCATAGtattatatacaaatacttttaggataatattttttACTTACATATCGAACACAAGAAAATAGTTATAAGAAACTCACTTATATTTTCCTTGAAAAGATTTTCCATGAAAAACATTTtacttcataccgaacacaccccaaagagaaaaatagaaaaagaattgGTACATACCCGGTCACCAATGTTGCATTCATCTTTCTCATCATGAGCCATGAACTTAGAAGTTCGCTTGACATATCTGTTGTAAGTCTTGTTGTGGAAAAGCCTATCAACAGCCACCACTACTGATTTCTGCATCTTGTTTGACACTACTGTCCCCACCACTGGCTTCATCTTTCTCTCCCTAATTATAAAAACCCTAGCAATTATTAATGGGAATGAGCCTCCATTTTGATTATTTCTTTAGCTGGAGTGAAAGCTATCTTTTGCTTAATTAACCCCGTAACTCATGTATAAATGTCATGGTAGTCCTAACATTTTTGAAAGTGCACATATTTTTACTTCTCTTGATTCTCTATCCGTCTTTTACCTCCTTAATTTATTTATTGTGTATCACAAATTATTCCTTggtattatcaaaaaaaaaaaaattacactttTTTATGTGGTGTTGAAAATAAAGAATGAGAGAGAGAGCTATGTGGGGTGCAGTTGAAAAAATAAGTCGTTGTAGAAGAGAATTTCTTAGAGAATGGCCGAATAAAAGagtttttataattttattattaaTGTGATTAATATCTTTTTCTACAATAATGACAAATCGGTGAAAGTAGactttttttatttaaataaaaATTCAAGGATTTAAGAgaatataaattataataatagttTAATTTGTCGATTATGTAAGTATTATGAGGAAAACATTAAATTAATAGTTAAAAATTACTTACTCAGAATGTCATATCAAAATTAATTAGATGAATGTGTTCTTTtatattaataatttaataaGTAAAAATTACTTGTTAAAAATATCGTATCAAAATATATTTGATTAACTACATGAATTTATTTTGTTAATCAATTAAAGTTGTGTGAAATAAACTTTCATATTGAAAGGTGGTGCATACACAACCTTACTCCTACTTTGTGAAGGTTAAGAGGTTGTTTTCAATTGATTCGAGACAAAGAAGTAGTAGCATAGTATCATAAATTGGAGGTCTCAGTTGATTGAGCATGAGGCTTTTATAATAGAGTTCTCAGGTTCGAAATCCCCTGCCTACAAcaacaggggatttgccttctgggtcgagctcgtcgtaCGGGGCTTGTCTAGCGCgagttatctctcctgtgtgattTGCGAATCCCGTGCGCACCCGAAGAGTGGCGGCTgcggttcccatgtcataaaaaaaaagtatagtATCATAAATTGGAATAATAAGAAATAGTAGGATGAAAGTGTAAAGGTATCTAATATCAGGTACGATTATGTGATTATTTCAGAAAACGGCCTAATTTGTTTGGAATAAAGTAAAGATAGAAAAAATTTCAAACAGATAAAGAAAGCATAAGTTTATCTTATATGGAACAGACCAAAATCCGTTATCCAATTCTTCTCCCGCTACGCTACTACTCCTTTTCGCTTCACAACAA
Protein-coding sequences here:
- the LOC132617733 gene encoding pentatricopeptide repeat-containing protein At4g31070, mitochondrial — protein: MTNITKRFISTLSSTSSSFTEIYNTIKQLILNGKYNQALKLYTGKIHSHASNTTFLLPSIIKSCAHTQTHQLLGYQLHCYVLKNGYSSESAISNSFISMYAKFGKTEDASQLFDKMPQRDTISWNSMISCYYSNGYLLESLELFKEMYIENFVPKPELIASVLSACVQTKNLRLGRAIHGLTIVDEKIESSVFLTTALVDFYWKCCEPDLAFRVFRGMEVKNEVSWTAMVSGCIAEEMYAKAIELFRVMQLENVKPNRVTLTSILPACAHLGALKYGKQIHGYAFRYGFDLDSKFSSAIVHMYSECGEALRAVKSIFDRSTKKDVVMWTAIITCYSRNKSSCREAIRLFNEMQLTGTQPNDVTLLAVVSACTNLLSVRHGRGTHGYAFRSGLSSHLFIGNSLINMYSKCGFLKDSAQVFEEMSIRDSASWSALISAYGTHGSGDKALELFHEMKGRGIKTDSIALLAVLLACNHCGLFEEGKKLFEALKDKSFSITVELYACYIDLLGRAGKLEDASEVISGMPMKPSDRIWSSLISSCKLHGRLEVAERLAHRLTKSEPENAANYGLLSLVYAESENWPGVEDVRRDMKERKLRKSYGFSRIELDD
- the LOC132617734 gene encoding uncharacterized protein LOC132617734 → MKPVVGTVVSNKMQKSVVVAVDRLFHNKTYNRYVKRTSKFMAHDEKDECNIGDRVKLDHSRPLSKRKHWVVADILKRARIYVPPSKSVSEIDCKTGVSSSAT